Proteins co-encoded in one Bacillus paramycoides genomic window:
- a CDS encoding glutaredoxin family protein, whose amino-acid sequence MKKIEVYTQPDCPPCVIVKEFLKHNNVVYEEFDVKKDASARNRLLYNYDSYSTPTVVIDGEVVAGFQIEKLQQLLNIE is encoded by the coding sequence ATGAAAAAAATTGAGGTTTACACACAACCTGATTGTCCGCCATGTGTCATTGTGAAAGAATTTTTAAAGCATAATAACGTTGTATATGAAGAATTTGACGTAAAAAAAGACGCCTCTGCACGCAATCGTCTTTTATATAACTATGATTCTTATTCAACTCCAACGGTTGTAATTGACGGAGAAGTTGTTGCTGGTTTTCAAATTGAAAAATTACAACAACTTCTCAATATAGAATAG
- a CDS encoding DUF3993 domain-containing protein — MRKYGIWLVLFVCVAFLVGYSVTTVLGKEEVKVDRKEVYTTIQKGYETQFSIRGKHLPMNKMIETLSPYFTENFLQVFTDENSRSDKQSGEYLLPAKEAPFSFNSETKMSYDEEHKILYVYERAKSGQYQIVTLQRDQGKWKLAGYHESQELLTEIKRLQQL, encoded by the coding sequence ATGAGGAAATATGGTATATGGTTAGTTCTATTTGTATGCGTTGCCTTTCTAGTTGGTTATAGTGTTACAACTGTTTTAGGAAAAGAGGAAGTGAAAGTCGATCGGAAAGAAGTGTATACAACGATACAAAAGGGCTATGAAACTCAATTTTCAATTCGTGGGAAGCATTTGCCAATGAATAAGATGATAGAAACGTTATCACCGTATTTTACAGAGAATTTCCTTCAAGTATTTACAGATGAAAATAGTAGAAGTGATAAACAAAGTGGTGAATATTTACTTCCAGCAAAAGAAGCGCCGTTTTCTTTTAATTCAGAAACGAAAATGTCATATGATGAAGAGCATAAAATTTTATATGTATATGAGCGGGCGAAAAGTGGACAATATCAAATTGTAACTTTGCAAAGAGATCAAGGGAAATGGAAATTGGCCGGATATCATGAAAGCCAAGAACTTTTAACTGAAATAAAAAGGTTACAACAATTATAA
- a CDS encoding EAL domain-containing protein has product MIDALDVMSNLDKVLPYYQAIFSADEHTVIGYEVVGRIQTEEGIQSLASFFHDDSIPSEFQLEADNIIVEKALNRYLESDQKLLLFIHRNANVLMNDDDESLLQLLLMYEEQGLNLKHIVLEITEHECKEDIEQFNHLLMYYRTYGIQISINKVGTGTSNLERISVLAPDILKVDLTNLRQTALLQSYQDILYSLSLLARRIGATLLYEEIDAFYQLQYAWKNGGRYYQGNYLKECLPDFIETNVLKERLGNECHQFIQHEKKKLQKIYNLTEMLRDRIGDVLAKQKKNEDINDWLLQFSQSVSQCSFRIFICNEDGFQQSGNVMKKDGEWIVMPEYYMKNWSWRPYFLENIMKMRFENKARLSDLYADIETGEMVRTFSFPIDDENFLFIDLSYEYLYEEDVLF; this is encoded by the coding sequence TTGATAGATGCATTAGATGTAATGAGTAACTTGGATAAAGTCCTTCCTTATTATCAAGCTATTTTTAGTGCTGATGAGCATACTGTAATTGGATATGAAGTCGTAGGACGTATTCAAACAGAAGAGGGCATACAAAGTTTAGCTTCTTTCTTTCACGATGATTCTATTCCAAGTGAGTTTCAACTAGAAGCGGATAACATTATAGTAGAAAAAGCTTTAAATCGTTATTTAGAAAGTGATCAAAAACTATTATTATTTATACATCGGAATGCTAACGTATTAATGAACGATGATGATGAAAGTTTACTTCAACTTTTATTGATGTATGAAGAGCAAGGTTTAAATTTGAAACACATTGTTTTAGAGATTACAGAACATGAATGTAAAGAAGATATAGAGCAATTTAATCATTTGCTTATGTATTATCGTACATATGGTATTCAAATTTCGATTAATAAAGTCGGAACGGGTACAAGTAATTTAGAACGTATTAGCGTGTTAGCACCAGATATTTTAAAAGTAGATTTAACAAACTTAAGGCAAACTGCACTTTTACAATCTTATCAAGATATTTTATATTCTTTATCATTACTTGCTAGAAGAATTGGTGCAACATTGTTATATGAAGAAATAGATGCTTTTTACCAGCTACAATATGCTTGGAAAAACGGTGGTAGATACTATCAAGGGAATTATTTGAAAGAATGCTTACCTGATTTTATTGAAACGAACGTTTTGAAAGAACGACTTGGTAATGAGTGTCATCAATTCATTCAACATGAGAAGAAGAAGTTACAAAAAATTTATAATTTAACAGAAATGTTACGTGATCGAATTGGTGATGTTTTAGCCAAGCAGAAAAAGAATGAAGATATAAATGATTGGTTATTACAATTTAGCCAAAGTGTATCACAATGTAGTTTTCGCATATTTATTTGTAACGAAGATGGTTTTCAACAATCAGGAAACGTTATGAAAAAAGATGGGGAATGGATTGTAATGCCTGAATATTATATGAAGAACTGGAGTTGGCGCCCGTATTTTCTAGAGAATATTATGAAAATGCGTTTTGAGAATAAGGCAAGACTTTCAGATTTATATGCTGATATTGAAACCGGTGAGATGGTACGAACATTTTCTTTCCCGATTGATGATGAAAACTTTTTATTTATAGATTTATCGTATGAATATTTATATGAAGAAGATGTTTTATTTTAA
- the fadH gene encoding 2,4-dienoyl-CoA reductase — MKEKVVIITGGSSGMGKGMATRFAKEGARVVITGRTKEKLEETKLEIEQFPGQILPVQMDVRNPDDIQKMIEQIDEKFGRIDVLINNAAGNFICPAEDLSVNGWNSVINIVLNGTFYCSHAVGKYWIEKGIKGNIINMVATYAWDAGPGVIHSAAAKAGVLAMTKTLAVEWGRKYGIRVNAIAPGPIERTGGADKLWISEEMAKRTIQSVPLGRLGTPEEIAGLAYYLCSDEAAYINGTCMTMDGGQHLHQYPF, encoded by the coding sequence GTGAAAGAAAAGGTAGTTATTATAACAGGTGGATCGAGCGGAATGGGAAAAGGAATGGCGACTCGTTTTGCAAAAGAAGGGGCACGAGTTGTTATTACAGGACGTACAAAGGAAAAGCTTGAGGAAACAAAGTTGGAAATTGAACAATTTCCAGGGCAAATATTACCTGTGCAAATGGATGTAAGAAATCCGGACGATATTCAGAAAATGATTGAACAGATTGATGAGAAGTTTGGTCGAATTGATGTTTTAATAAACAATGCAGCTGGAAACTTTATTTGTCCAGCTGAAGATTTATCCGTGAATGGCTGGAATTCAGTCATTAATATTGTATTAAACGGTACATTTTATTGCAGCCATGCTGTCGGGAAATACTGGATTGAAAAAGGTATAAAAGGAAATATCATTAACATGGTAGCAACATATGCATGGGATGCAGGTCCGGGAGTTATTCATTCGGCTGCAGCGAAGGCTGGAGTATTAGCAATGACGAAGACACTCGCTGTTGAGTGGGGCCGTAAATATGGAATACGAGTTAACGCTATCGCGCCAGGACCAATTGAACGTACGGGCGGTGCTGATAAATTATGGATTTCAGAAGAAATGGCTAAGCGTACGATACAAAGTGTTCCGCTTGGAAGACTGGGCACGCCAGAAGAAATTGCAGGTTTAGCTTATTATTTATGTTCAGATGAAGCTGCGTATATAAATGGAACTTGCATGACAATGGATGGAGGACAACATTTACATCAATATCCATTTTAA
- a CDS encoding metallophosphoesterase, producing MKEITRRNFLKTGIRTCLYSFITTSIGYYYAKYIEPHLLSITEHTLQSKLIPKSFHGMKILQFSDLHLGYYFSLHHLSQIVSKINAVKPDIVLFTGDLIDNYQTYTDTPFVASILKNIQAPFGKFSIYGNHDHGGYGTEYYEHIMRESGFELLLNSEKKIRLIDNSEISIFGLDDILLGKPKIEETLHHAKQNTYNIVLVHEPDIAPQIAQYPVNLQLSGHSHGGQVQIPFLGAIITPSLAKNYVEGFYTIQDLALYVNRGLGRTRVPFRFMSKPEITIFTLQHS from the coding sequence ATGAAGGAAATTACAAGAAGAAATTTTTTAAAAACTGGTATACGCACTTGTTTATATTCATTTATAACCACTAGTATCGGATACTATTATGCTAAATATATTGAGCCTCATTTACTTTCTATTACAGAACATACACTACAATCAAAACTCATACCAAAAAGCTTTCATGGTATGAAGATTCTTCAATTTAGCGATTTACATCTCGGATACTATTTCTCTCTTCACCATTTATCTCAAATCGTTTCTAAAATTAATGCTGTAAAACCCGATATCGTCCTTTTTACCGGTGATCTCATTGATAATTATCAAACATATACTGACACTCCTTTCGTTGCATCTATTTTAAAAAATATACAAGCACCCTTCGGTAAATTTTCTATTTATGGTAACCATGATCACGGCGGATATGGAACAGAGTACTACGAACACATTATGCGCGAATCTGGATTTGAACTGTTACTAAATAGCGAAAAGAAAATTCGTCTAATAGATAATAGTGAAATTTCAATTTTCGGTCTTGATGATATACTACTAGGCAAACCAAAAATAGAGGAGACACTACATCACGCGAAGCAAAATACTTATAACATTGTTCTTGTTCACGAGCCAGATATCGCACCCCAAATTGCTCAATATCCAGTTAACTTACAGCTTTCTGGTCATAGCCATGGTGGACAAGTACAAATTCCCTTTTTAGGAGCAATTATTACCCCATCACTTGCTAAAAACTATGTAGAAGGGTTCTATACAATTCAAGATTTAGCCCTATATGTCAATCGAGGCCTTGGCAGAACACGCGTCCCATTCCGATTTATGTCAAAACCTGAAATTACGATTTTCACACTCCAACATTCGTAA
- a CDS encoding polyphosphate kinase — translation MELSKGNIVNLNDTAYYNNRELSWLAFNERVLQEAQDETNPLLERLKFISIFSSNLDEFFMVRVAGLKDQVSAGFNQPENKAGLTPKKQLNKIAIKAHELMTVQYDTFKNYILPALGIEGIEGLTFHDLTKEQREFIEEYFDEQIFPVLTPVAIDAYRPFPMLLNKSLNLATLLYDEKQVEEENRTKLGIVQVPSLLERFIFLPSEGQKHKFILLEDVISGFTHKLFTGYKVSSVTRFRITRNADLTIHEEGARDLLKVIEKELKKRKWGAAVRLEVGKEHIDERVLALLYEVLEVKDEDVYIMDGPLDLTCLFSLYKKLAPLYEHLVYPALIPQRPQDLGDAEDVFEKAIEHDILLHHPFESFQPVVDFVRDAADDPNVLAIKQTLYRVSGDSPIIQALKIAAEKGKQVTVLVELKARFDEENNVHWAKELEKAGCHVIYGVSHLKTHSKITLVVRRKNGKIERFVHLGTGNYNDATAKLYTDFGYITSRKDFGVDATNFFNYLSGYTTKPHFHHLSVAPFDIREQFIDLIDEEIRYHRQYGNGYIIAKMNSLTDKPLIKKMYEASQAGVKVELIVRGTCCLRPGIPNVSENIRVVSVVGRYLEHSRIYYFHHNGEEKIYLSSADWMTRNMEKRVEISFPILDIEMKARIKAILQLTLADNVKTREQNKDGDYYYVINNGAEEIDSQVKLFKMAYQNTDAE, via the coding sequence ATGGAATTATCTAAGGGGAACATAGTAAATTTAAATGATACAGCTTATTATAATAATCGAGAGTTAAGTTGGTTAGCATTTAATGAACGTGTACTACAAGAAGCACAGGATGAAACGAATCCGCTCTTGGAAAGATTAAAGTTTATTAGCATTTTCAGCTCAAATTTGGATGAATTCTTTATGGTACGTGTAGCAGGATTGAAGGATCAAGTGAGTGCTGGGTTTAACCAACCAGAAAATAAGGCTGGCTTAACACCTAAAAAGCAATTAAATAAAATTGCGATAAAGGCCCACGAATTAATGACTGTACAATATGATACGTTTAAAAATTATATATTGCCAGCGCTGGGGATAGAGGGAATTGAGGGTTTAACATTCCATGATTTGACGAAAGAACAGAGAGAATTTATAGAAGAGTATTTTGATGAACAAATTTTCCCGGTCTTAACACCTGTAGCTATCGATGCATATCGTCCATTTCCAATGTTATTAAATAAAAGTTTGAATTTAGCTACACTTTTATATGATGAGAAACAAGTTGAGGAAGAAAACCGCACGAAATTAGGAATTGTACAAGTTCCTTCATTACTTGAACGTTTCATATTTTTGCCGAGCGAAGGGCAAAAGCATAAATTTATTTTATTAGAAGATGTAATTAGTGGTTTTACTCATAAATTATTCACTGGATATAAAGTATCATCTGTTACTCGTTTCCGTATTACACGCAATGCGGATTTAACGATTCATGAAGAAGGTGCGAGAGATTTATTAAAAGTAATTGAAAAAGAATTAAAAAAGCGTAAGTGGGGAGCTGCTGTACGTTTAGAAGTTGGCAAAGAGCATATTGATGAAAGAGTTTTAGCATTATTATATGAGGTGTTGGAAGTAAAAGATGAAGATGTATATATAATGGATGGACCGCTAGATTTAACATGTCTCTTCTCTTTATATAAAAAACTGGCTCCATTATATGAACATTTAGTATATCCGGCTCTTATTCCGCAACGACCTCAAGACTTAGGGGATGCGGAAGATGTATTTGAAAAAGCAATTGAGCATGATATTTTATTACATCATCCGTTTGAGTCGTTTCAGCCAGTAGTTGATTTTGTGCGTGATGCAGCAGACGATCCGAATGTACTTGCAATCAAACAAACCTTATATCGAGTAAGTGGGGATTCGCCGATTATTCAGGCGCTCAAGATAGCGGCTGAAAAAGGAAAGCAAGTGACGGTATTAGTTGAGTTAAAGGCAAGATTTGATGAAGAAAATAATGTACATTGGGCTAAAGAATTAGAAAAGGCAGGCTGTCACGTTATTTACGGTGTAAGTCATTTGAAAACACATAGTAAAATTACGCTAGTTGTAAGGAGAAAAAACGGAAAAATTGAAAGGTTCGTACATCTTGGAACTGGAAATTATAATGACGCGACAGCAAAGTTATATACTGATTTCGGTTATATTACATCACGAAAAGACTTTGGGGTGGATGCAACAAATTTCTTTAATTATTTAAGTGGTTATACAACAAAACCACATTTTCACCATTTATCGGTTGCGCCATTTGATATAAGAGAGCAATTTATCGATTTAATAGATGAAGAAATTCGTTATCATAGACAATATGGAAATGGATATATTATCGCCAAGATGAATTCATTAACAGATAAACCGTTAATAAAAAAAATGTATGAAGCTTCACAAGCTGGAGTAAAGGTAGAGCTCATCGTTCGAGGAACATGTTGTTTAAGGCCTGGTATTCCAAATGTAAGTGAAAATATTCGTGTCGTTAGTGTTGTTGGGAGATATTTAGAACATAGCCGCATTTATTATTTCCACCATAATGGAGAAGAGAAAATATACTTATCTTCAGCTGACTGGATGACACGAAATATGGAGAAGCGAGTAGAAATATCTTTCCCGATATTAGATATTGAAATGAAGGCGAGAATTAAGGCGATTTTACAGCTTACTTTAGCTGATAATGTGAAAACGCGTGAACAAAATAAAGACGGTGACTATTATTATGTTATCAATAATGGGGCAGAAGAGATTGATAGCCAAGTGAAGTTATTTAAGATGGCGTATCAAAACACGGATGCTGAATAA
- the ppx gene encoding exopolyphosphatase, whose protein sequence is MRSLKEILKQQYAIIDIGSNTMRLVIYEKQNGGFYKEIENTKVVARLRNYLVDGMLNEEGIEVLLQTFFQFQESTRFHKLHHVLCVATATIRQAENQEEIKKLVEGQTDFTLRVLSEYEEARYGYLAVMNSTSFSEGITVDIGGGSTEVTYFQNREILEYHSFPFGALSLKQQFIKENIPTEEELEKIQTYLEYQFRTLPWLINKKLPLIAIGGSARNLVKIHQNLICYPIAGVHLYKMKEEDIKNVKEELEALSFTELQKLEGLAKDRADTIIPAVEVFHRLVNVIEAPAFVLSRKGLREGVFYEELTKDLGISYYPNVVEESLYLLSHEYEMDMEFVMQLIKHGRLICQQLEETGLISMSEKDWEVFQQAAKVFNIGKYIDDEASRLHTFYLLANKTIDGMMHKDRVRLALIASYKSKMLFKQHLSPFEGWFDKNEQKKIRLLGAVLQFSAALNIRKRSLVESICVTESKEGLTFKIVCEQAALAEKVQAEKQKKQLERVLKTTINLFFESKH, encoded by the coding sequence GTGAGAAGTTTGAAAGAAATATTAAAACAGCAATATGCCATTATAGATATTGGGTCTAATACAATGCGTTTAGTTATTTATGAAAAGCAAAACGGAGGTTTTTATAAGGAAATTGAAAACACCAAAGTGGTTGCTCGGTTAAGGAACTACTTAGTCGATGGCATGTTGAATGAAGAAGGAATAGAGGTATTGTTACAAACATTTTTTCAATTTCAAGAAAGTACACGATTCCACAAGTTGCATCATGTACTTTGTGTTGCAACAGCAACAATTAGGCAGGCTGAGAATCAAGAAGAAATTAAAAAACTTGTTGAAGGACAAACAGACTTTACTCTTAGAGTATTATCAGAATATGAAGAAGCACGTTACGGCTATTTAGCAGTTATGAATTCAACTTCGTTTTCTGAAGGAATTACAGTAGATATTGGTGGAGGGAGTACGGAAGTCACATACTTTCAAAATAGAGAGATTCTAGAGTATCATAGCTTTCCTTTTGGAGCACTTTCTTTAAAGCAACAATTTATTAAAGAGAATATACCTACTGAAGAAGAGTTGGAAAAGATTCAAACGTACTTAGAATATCAATTTCGAACATTGCCATGGTTAATTAACAAAAAATTGCCTCTTATTGCAATTGGTGGTAGTGCGAGGAACTTAGTGAAAATCCATCAAAATTTAATTTGTTATCCTATAGCAGGGGTACATCTATATAAGATGAAAGAAGAAGATATTAAAAATGTGAAAGAAGAATTGGAAGCATTGTCTTTCACAGAGCTTCAAAAATTGGAAGGATTGGCAAAAGATCGAGCAGATACAATTATTCCAGCAGTCGAAGTATTTCATAGGCTTGTTAACGTTATAGAGGCACCGGCATTTGTATTAAGTAGAAAAGGATTACGAGAAGGTGTTTTCTATGAAGAGTTGACAAAAGATTTGGGGATTTCATATTATCCGAACGTAGTCGAAGAAAGTTTGTATTTATTATCACATGAATATGAAATGGATATGGAATTTGTAATGCAGCTTATTAAACATGGAAGACTCATTTGTCAACAGCTTGAAGAAACAGGTCTTATTTCTATGTCAGAAAAAGACTGGGAAGTATTCCAGCAAGCAGCGAAAGTATTTAATATAGGAAAATATATAGACGATGAAGCGAGCCGCTTACATACGTTTTATTTATTAGCGAATAAAACAATTGATGGTATGATGCATAAAGATCGAGTTAGATTAGCGCTTATTGCATCTTATAAATCAAAAATGTTATTCAAACAACATTTATCCCCGTTTGAAGGATGGTTTGATAAAAATGAACAAAAAAAAATTCGCCTATTAGGGGCTGTTTTACAATTTTCAGCAGCTCTAAATATAAGAAAAAGATCGCTTGTTGAATCGATATGTGTAACAGAAAGTAAAGAAGGATTAACATTTAAAATTGTATGTGAGCAAGCGGCATTAGCGGAAAAAGTGCAAGCTGAAAAGCAAAAAAAGCAGCTGGAAAGAGTATTGAAAACAACTATTAACTTATTCTTCGAATCAAAACACTAA
- a CDS encoding YkyB family protein, with protein MKPSQPQSQSQNQHSINRLAQSIFVVNRHAKAATNPKYLYWLKKTALERLIAEKKAIKEGLHFSRNPRFSQQQSDVLIRLGDYFFHIPPTKEDFRILPHLGHLESSYRNPKTTLSLTVAKKTLQDYIGPEALKQEKKLSEPVPWYSRTYTKK; from the coding sequence ATGAAACCTTCACAACCACAATCTCAATCACAAAACCAACATTCTATTAATCGACTAGCTCAATCTATTTTCGTTGTGAATCGTCATGCTAAAGCTGCAACTAATCCGAAGTATTTATACTGGTTAAAAAAGACGGCTTTAGAACGCTTAATTGCCGAGAAAAAAGCTATTAAAGAAGGATTACATTTTTCTAGAAATCCACGTTTTAGCCAACAACAATCTGATGTTCTTATACGTTTAGGTGATTATTTTTTCCATATTCCTCCTACCAAAGAAGATTTTCGAATCCTACCACACCTTGGTCATCTTGAATCCTCCTATCGAAATCCGAAAACAACCTTATCTTTAACAGTAGCAAAAAAGACGCTTCAAGATTATATTGGTCCTGAAGCACTGAAACAAGAAAAAAAATTAAGTGAACCTGTCCCATGGTATAGTCGTACTTATACAAAAAAATAA
- a CDS encoding YkyA family protein, with translation MLKYSKLAIVTALSMILLAGCFGPKPEEELYVAFENAAKQEKTMFEDAKKLETLEKEGQELYNQIVQEGKDNNQTVKEKLNQAVKNTDEREKVLKKEKESLNKAQEEVKSADKYVKKIEDKKLKDQADKVKSTYEKRHDSFNKMYDSYNKSLKQEKELYTMLQDKGTKLKDISEKVKVVNQSYKDIESEKDKFNEFTKTYNTEKIAFYKQANIKIKEEKK, from the coding sequence ATGTTGAAGTATAGTAAATTAGCAATTGTAACTGCATTATCAATGATTTTACTAGCGGGTTGTTTCGGGCCGAAACCAGAAGAGGAATTATATGTTGCGTTTGAAAATGCTGCAAAGCAAGAAAAAACAATGTTTGAAGATGCGAAGAAACTTGAAACTTTAGAAAAAGAGGGACAGGAATTATATAACCAGATTGTTCAAGAAGGAAAAGATAATAATCAAACTGTTAAGGAAAAACTGAACCAAGCAGTGAAAAATACAGATGAAAGAGAAAAAGTGCTTAAAAAAGAAAAAGAATCTTTAAATAAGGCACAAGAAGAAGTGAAGTCAGCAGATAAATATGTGAAGAAAATTGAAGATAAGAAATTGAAAGATCAAGCGGATAAAGTGAAGAGCACATATGAGAAACGACATGATTCATTTAACAAAATGTATGATAGCTATAATAAATCGCTAAAACAAGAAAAAGAATTATATACAATGTTACAAGATAAAGGTACAAAATTAAAAGATATTAGTGAAAAAGTAAAAGTAGTAAATCAGTCTTATAAAGATATTGAATCAGAAAAAGATAAGTTTAATGAATTTACAAAAACTTATAATACAGAAAAAATAGCTTTTTATAAACAAGCAAATATTAAGATTAAAGAAGAGAAAAAATAA
- a CDS encoding diguanylate cyclase domain-containing protein, whose amino-acid sequence MKHKGKISGLLLGNTVAVTEWIALQDVITKLDSRSFYTVFIIYILQMVLSYYFGHWYDKRANENTDTEVGGMASNDFVVDFFEKVAALSERDSHNITVYILSVKEWKELKDTVQEKRLEVLVQKLESTIVKTIRKGDVVTKWDENKYVIVAIDNGHEKSTITNRLMKNIESEIENGLLSMNLLFGAASYPLEGKTFEELLKKAQNQLYQHRNL is encoded by the coding sequence ATGAAACATAAAGGAAAAATAAGTGGATTATTACTTGGGAATACAGTGGCAGTTACAGAATGGATTGCGCTTCAGGATGTAATTACAAAATTGGATTCGCGATCATTTTATACCGTCTTTATTATTTATATATTGCAAATGGTACTCAGCTATTATTTTGGACATTGGTATGATAAAAGAGCGAATGAGAATACAGATACGGAAGTAGGGGGAATGGCGAGTAATGATTTTGTAGTTGATTTCTTTGAGAAAGTAGCTGCTCTATCAGAACGGGATTCTCATAATATTACAGTGTACATTCTTTCTGTGAAAGAATGGAAAGAACTAAAAGATACAGTGCAAGAAAAAAGATTGGAGGTGTTAGTACAAAAATTGGAGAGTACGATTGTAAAGACAATTCGTAAAGGGGATGTCGTTACTAAGTGGGATGAAAATAAGTATGTAATTGTGGCAATTGATAACGGACATGAAAAGTCGACAATAACAAACCGATTAATGAAAAATATTGAAAGTGAAATAGAAAATGGCTTGTTAAGTATGAATCTATTATTTGGAGCTGCTAGTTATCCGCTAGAAGGAAAAACTTTTGAAGAATTGTTAAAAAAAGCACAAAATCAGTTGTATCAGCATAGGAATTTGTAA
- a CDS encoding SPP1 phage holin family protein: protein MLQKENLSDIIRLLAGFLLSLKLLFNSFGVNFITNDQIDAIVNVVSFLFILYFGYKNNYVGKKGIEQKKVLKKHNLH from the coding sequence ATGCTACAAAAAGAAAATCTATCAGATATTATACGTTTACTAGCTGGTTTTCTGTTATCGTTGAAATTACTATTTAACTCTTTCGGTGTAAACTTTATTACAAACGATCAAATTGACGCTATTGTAAATGTTGTTTCCTTTCTGTTCATTCTATATTTTGGTTATAAAAATAATTATGTAGGAAAAAAAGGAATTGAGCAAAAAAAAGTACTCAAAAAGCACAACCTTCACTAA